The following proteins come from a genomic window of Enterococcus gilvus ATCC BAA-350:
- a CDS encoding PspC domain-containing protein, with the protein MKKMTKSKDNKVLTGTLAGIAEYFGIDPTIARVVFVLSIFLLEGSPIILYLLFAFFIPSADNSERASYKKAYTRPAESQPKQADAVADDTWSDF; encoded by the coding sequence ATGAAAAAAATGACGAAATCAAAAGATAACAAGGTATTGACAGGAACATTGGCAGGGATTGCGGAGTACTTCGGGATTGATCCTACGATTGCACGTGTGGTCTTTGTGTTATCCATCTTCCTTTTAGAAGGTTCGCCAATTATATTGTATCTTCTGTTTGCCTTCTTTATTCCTTCAGCAGACAACAGCGAAAGAGCTTCATATAAGAAAGCATACACTCGACCTGCTGAAAGTCAGCCGAAACAAGCGGATGCGGTGGCAGATGATACATGGAGCGATTTCTAA
- a CDS encoding amino acid permease has product MDKKHMMSKFAFFSMTASLFITVYEYPTFATVGKSLIFFLLLCGLGWFLPVALCSAELATIEGYQEGGIYSWVGKPLGEKYGFAALFFQWFQVTVGFVTMIYFIVGTLSYVLEIPAMNDDPVFKFLCVVGIFWLLTLLQLRGTETTAKLAKYGFSIGIVLPVLVLFICSIHYFASGHQVSRSFTESSFLPRGKDIAALTSFVLAYMGVEASATHFADLKDAKRAYPKLLMVLVVVGILMSTIGGSIVSMVLSGKISSNEGVMDTAAQLISPGYIGLGVKLIGFLISFGILAQVSSWIVSPTEGLQFAATKGLLPKSLAEKNRNDVPVRILIIQAIVVTLWAALLTLGSSSGGGNVGFQTAISLTVVIYLSAYILFFISYFKVLKKKKALKREFEIPGPDWVKHLVAGAGLVISIAAVVTAFIVPTTIDKADSSIYLMSLIVGFVVTLAIPFLFYHFYAVPNRQKEEKVKEDWLRENGKERI; this is encoded by the coding sequence ATGGATAAAAAACATATGATGTCTAAATTTGCCTTTTTTTCAATGACAGCTTCACTGTTTATTACGGTGTATGAATACCCGACATTTGCGACAGTTGGCAAGTCGTTGATATTTTTCTTATTGTTATGTGGATTAGGGTGGTTTTTACCGGTCGCGTTGTGTTCTGCGGAATTGGCGACGATCGAAGGGTATCAAGAAGGAGGAATCTACAGTTGGGTAGGAAAACCATTAGGAGAAAAGTATGGGTTTGCGGCCTTGTTTTTTCAATGGTTCCAAGTTACCGTCGGCTTTGTAACGATGATTTATTTTATCGTCGGAACGTTATCTTATGTATTGGAGATCCCAGCGATGAACGATGATCCCGTATTCAAATTTCTCTGTGTGGTAGGTATTTTTTGGCTGCTGACCTTGTTGCAACTAAGAGGAACGGAAACGACGGCCAAGCTGGCGAAGTACGGCTTCAGTATCGGGATCGTTTTGCCCGTGCTTGTTTTATTTATATGCTCGATTCATTACTTTGCGTCAGGGCATCAGGTTTCTCGAAGCTTTACGGAGTCCTCCTTTTTGCCAAGAGGAAAAGATATTGCAGCACTGACTTCTTTCGTGTTGGCCTATATGGGCGTGGAGGCTTCCGCAACACATTTCGCAGATTTGAAAGATGCGAAGCGCGCGTATCCTAAGCTGTTGATGGTCTTGGTCGTAGTAGGGATTCTAATGAGTACGATCGGCGGAAGCATCGTTTCGATGGTATTAAGCGGGAAAATTTCTTCAAACGAAGGTGTGATGGATACAGCGGCACAATTGATTTCTCCGGGATATATCGGGTTAGGTGTAAAACTTATAGGCTTCTTGATTTCTTTTGGGATCTTAGCCCAGGTCAGTTCATGGATCGTTAGTCCTACTGAAGGGTTACAATTTGCTGCAACGAAAGGGTTGCTGCCAAAATCATTGGCAGAAAAAAATAGAAACGATGTCCCTGTGAGAATTTTGATCATCCAAGCCATCGTTGTGACGCTTTGGGCGGCCTTATTAACATTAGGTTCAAGCAGCGGCGGCGGAAATGTCGGCTTTCAAACAGCCATTTCTTTAACAGTCGTGATCTATTTGAGTGCGTATATTTTGTTTTTTATTTCCTATTTTAAGGTATTGAAGAAAAAGAAAGCCTTGAAAAGAGAGTTTGAGATTCCTGGACCTGACTGGGTGAAGCACCTCGTCGCAGGAGCCGGCTTAGTGATCTCGATCGCGGCTGTAGTCACAGCTTTTATCGTTCCGACAACGATCGATAAAGCGGACAGCTCCATTTATTTAATGAGTTTGATTGTAGGTTTTGTTGTTACATTAGCAATTCCATTTCTCTTTTATCATTTTTACGCTGTACCAAACCGTCAGAAAGAAGAAAAAGTAAAGGAGGACTGGCTACGTGAAAATGGTAAAGAGAGAATTTAA
- a CDS encoding Cna B-type domain-containing protein — protein MKNHVKKTLERVTILIMLIVFLLVFGRKAIIREDVHLTAESFVKTIELDQNNKPSDSRPKKETAEKIQRLSSTALPPKENEENYYIDCTWSDSNNESGDRPKQVSLNLVNEEETEVYSYTVSEGDEWLKKTEKPLVTSDYKVSVDVPKGYDCSCQKKQRKNYCLISLLLTRIEGENQNVEAANADPEYE, from the coding sequence ATGAAAAATCATGTGAAAAAAACGCTAGAGAGAGTGACCATCCTTATTATGCTGATTGTCTTTTTATTGGTATTTGGGCGAAAAGCGATCATTCGAGAAGATGTTCATCTGACTGCGGAGAGCTTTGTCAAAACCATAGAATTGGATCAAAACAACAAACCGTCTGATTCCAGACCCAAGAAGGAAACAGCAGAGAAGATCCAACGTCTCTCATCCACTGCGTTGCCGCCGAAAGAGAATGAAGAAAATTACTATATTGATTGCACTTGGTCCGACAGCAACAATGAATCCGGAGATCGACCTAAGCAAGTGAGTCTAAACTTGGTTAATGAGGAAGAAACAGAGGTCTATTCTTATACCGTATCAGAAGGAGATGAATGGCTGAAGAAAACAGAGAAACCGCTGGTAACGAGCGATTACAAAGTTTCGGTTGATGTCCCGAAAGGATATGACTGTAGTTGTCAGAAGAAGCAGCGAAAAAATTATTGTCTGATCTCTCTCCTGTTAACACGCATTGAAGGGGAAAATCAGAACGTTGAAGCAGCGAATGCTGATCCAGAATACGAATGA
- a CDS encoding GNAT family N-acetyltransferase — protein MIHIREMKETDKPSLRQLYLDSRRVAFYWSDPESMHLADFDHDTKEEHVFIAALDQRIIGFISLYLPDNFIHCLFIDPRFKGQGTGHLLLEKAKQSLHLPMTLKCLSRNTPALAFYEKEGWEKINEVAVQDPYWNMIYK, from the coding sequence ATGATCCATATTCGCGAAATGAAAGAAACGGATAAACCGTCGCTGCGCCAACTTTACCTAGACAGTCGCCGAGTGGCCTTTTATTGGAGCGATCCAGAATCAATGCATCTAGCAGATTTTGACCATGATACCAAAGAAGAACATGTCTTTATTGCTGCGCTCGACCAACGAATTATTGGGTTTATTTCTTTGTATCTTCCAGATAATTTTATCCATTGTTTATTCATTGATCCTCGATTCAAAGGACAAGGCACTGGTCATCTCCTATTAGAAAAGGCCAAGCAGTCCTTGCATCTGCCGATGACCTTAAAGTGTTTGTCACGAAACACACCCGCTCTTGCCTTCTATGAAAAAGAAGGCTGGGAAAAGATCAATGAAGTAGCAGTTCAAGATCCCTATTGGAATATGATTTATAAATAG
- a CDS encoding DUF805 domain-containing protein, producing MIKIAGIKKTSTFTKDTEKTNDRKKTVFMKSLLEFWTDMFKWQYTASRKQYWLPTIVYSVLFDSLFYRTGIALTGFSYLTLENANMFVLSLGVVLFIAQLSLTIRRLHDTNHSGAWILMGLIPIVGWLLLIYMLCQPTNEAAGANYSTYLNQSTR from the coding sequence GTGATCAAAATTGCAGGAATAAAAAAAACAAGCACCTTCACAAAAGATACAGAAAAAACAAATGATAGAAAGAAGACGGTCTTCATGAAAAGCTTACTTGAATTTTGGACAGATATGTTCAAGTGGCAGTACACGGCTTCAAGAAAACAATACTGGCTTCCAACAATCGTATACAGTGTGTTGTTCGACAGCTTATTCTATCGTACAGGCATCGCATTGACAGGCTTTTCTTATCTCACATTAGAAAATGCAAACATGTTTGTACTCAGCCTTGGAGTGGTTTTGTTCATCGCACAACTTTCCCTTACGATTCGTCGGTTACATGACACCAATCATTCCGGTGCCTGGATATTGATGGGATTGATCCCGATCGTTGGTTGGCTCCTCTTGATCTACATGTTATGCCAACCGACCAATGAAGCAGCTGGTGCCAATTATTCAACCTATTTAAATCAATCAACTCGATAA
- a CDS encoding DUF916 and DUF3324 domain-containing protein: MKYKKITSLCIAFFSLLMGTTAGYASEFNFAVTPKASENQIDKNKTYFDLMLSPDQKETLTVDLRNDTDKEVVVEAQINSATTNGNGVVEYSKNTIKPDPSLKYNLKEYVEAPSEITLKPKSAAEYKVNIHMPNEKFDGVIAGGITFKEKQSEEAKASSDNNDKGLAIKNEYSYVVALLMRQTTENGSPDLKLNNVDPNQRNARNVIQGNLQNPNGTYLNNLATKTIITKKGSSEALYTDEKSEMQMAPNSNFNISVPLNGERLQADEYTMKIEAYGQKESDGTFKFKEKGAQKEEAFRYHWSLEKDFEIKADVAKKLNDSDVTIKKDHTWIYILIGVLLLLLILLFLLWRKKKNDKKTED; this comes from the coding sequence ATGAAGTATAAAAAAATAACATCGCTATGTATCGCTTTTTTTAGTTTATTAATGGGAACAACCGCTGGCTATGCCTCAGAATTTAATTTTGCAGTGACACCAAAAGCCTCAGAAAACCAAATTGATAAAAACAAAACCTACTTTGACTTGATGCTTTCACCAGATCAAAAAGAAACATTGACCGTTGATTTGCGAAACGACACAGATAAAGAAGTTGTCGTGGAAGCACAAATCAACAGCGCCACGACTAACGGTAATGGCGTTGTAGAATACAGCAAGAATACGATCAAACCCGATCCTTCACTAAAATACAACTTAAAAGAGTACGTTGAAGCACCATCGGAGATCACATTAAAACCAAAATCTGCTGCCGAATATAAAGTGAACATACATATGCCGAATGAAAAATTTGACGGTGTTATTGCTGGAGGAATCACGTTCAAAGAAAAACAATCGGAAGAAGCGAAAGCATCATCAGATAACAACGATAAAGGTTTAGCGATCAAAAATGAGTATTCCTATGTCGTGGCTTTATTGATGCGTCAAACAACAGAAAACGGCTCTCCAGATTTGAAATTGAATAACGTCGATCCAAATCAGCGTAATGCACGGAATGTTATTCAGGGAAATCTTCAAAATCCGAATGGGACGTATTTAAATAACTTAGCAACAAAAACAATCATCACCAAAAAGGGAAGTTCTGAAGCACTATATACCGATGAAAAATCAGAAATGCAAATGGCGCCAAATTCGAACTTTAATATATCGGTTCCGTTGAACGGAGAACGTCTGCAAGCTGACGAATATACGATGAAAATCGAAGCTTACGGTCAAAAAGAATCGGATGGCACATTTAAATTCAAAGAAAAAGGTGCGCAAAAAGAAGAGGCTTTTCGTTATCATTGGTCCTTAGAAAAGGACTTCGAGATCAAAGCAGATGTAGCGAAGAAATTGAATGACTCAGATGTCACGATCAAGAAGGATCACACATGGATCTATATTCTGATTGGTGTTTTATTACTATTGTTGATTCTTTTGTTCTTACTATGGCGCAAGAAAAAAAATGACAAAAAAACTGAGGATTAG
- a CDS encoding YhgE/Pip domain-containing protein — protein MVKREFKNLLKNKILLISVIAITFIPIIYTSIFDKSLWNPYGGIKNLPVAVVNEDEDTELMGQKVAIGDQVVANLKKNRALDWHFVSKKEAEKGLKEMDYYMIITLPKNFSQSAASIINNDPEKMEIIYTTNDSYNYIGKEISEVAANELKIKIRDQVVKSYASAVDTEANKMLAGLSQAANGSNELSSGSGQLATGIKAYTNGVGQAEAGAGKLSKGTAELAESVQPLSSGVAQLDAGSQKMSQALNKVTDMIQSNQTKISELDAGVATLSIAADDMANALQNFENQLPPNVRTQLSGQIDAVSAQMEALLTNASELNKLSIDSAQLEKEDQEISQKLMLMTEGLADVNQSIDTQISDLIRSNEEISDSTKAALIKNLNAIVDANLTNLEKSMTAKVEDINRNLVVLSKTVAALAQQANEMSAVTEGMSKNAGNVQQTLNEIKKGNQQVEAALSEVPASENAQTMVRQLKQVSGSLNTAAKDIPTAIAGVEELASGSNQLTGGLNELQGKLPELDSGVAQLNSGAGQLSDGLDELTSKSPELVSGINQLKAGAAELSSGLDAGVAKAKDVKVTHKTIDQFVDPTGLKNKRYSKVNNYGEALAPYIMSLALFVGCMLFNFVYPIRKTAMDGQSSKNWWLSKVSLGFVVSSLMALIQVTVMLLLGLPAYSIGLLYITALITAWSYMSIVMFLAMTFDNPGRFAAMILLVLQLGGAAGTFPIQTQGAFFQLIHPYLPMSYSVYAFRNAIAGGISHQLVTKSYTILLVLAVLFIALLRVSMNYLQKNHLHDVSLLNDNQKLLALEQNDEERLSTQVAQNVAKETKGKEENPS, from the coding sequence ATGGTAAAGAGAGAATTTAAAAACTTACTGAAGAATAAAATTTTATTGATCTCAGTGATCGCGATCACTTTTATTCCGATTATTTATACATCGATTTTCGACAAGTCTCTTTGGAATCCTTACGGCGGGATCAAAAACCTGCCAGTAGCAGTAGTAAATGAAGATGAGGACACCGAGCTAATGGGGCAGAAAGTCGCAATAGGCGATCAGGTCGTCGCGAATCTGAAAAAGAATCGGGCACTGGATTGGCATTTTGTTTCTAAGAAAGAGGCTGAAAAAGGGCTGAAAGAGATGGATTACTACATGATCATCACGCTTCCAAAGAACTTCTCCCAATCAGCAGCCAGCATCATCAACAATGATCCTGAAAAGATGGAGATCATTTATACTACCAATGATTCGTATAACTATATAGGAAAAGAAATTTCCGAAGTGGCCGCGAATGAACTGAAGATAAAAATTCGGGATCAGGTCGTCAAGTCTTACGCGAGTGCGGTGGATACGGAAGCCAATAAGATGCTGGCAGGGTTATCTCAGGCGGCGAATGGCTCAAATGAACTGTCCTCCGGGTCCGGTCAGTTGGCGACAGGGATCAAGGCCTACACGAATGGTGTTGGACAAGCCGAGGCGGGGGCTGGAAAGCTATCCAAAGGAACCGCCGAATTGGCGGAATCTGTGCAGCCTTTATCATCAGGTGTGGCACAATTGGATGCAGGTTCTCAGAAAATGAGTCAGGCATTAAACAAAGTGACCGACATGATCCAATCCAATCAGACAAAAATCTCTGAATTGGATGCTGGAGTGGCAACGTTATCGATCGCTGCTGATGACATGGCCAATGCACTGCAAAACTTTGAAAATCAGTTACCCCCTAATGTCCGTACACAACTTTCTGGACAGATAGATGCGGTCTCTGCTCAGATGGAGGCGTTATTGACGAATGCCAGCGAGTTAAACAAATTGTCGATCGACTCTGCGCAATTAGAAAAAGAGGATCAAGAAATCTCACAAAAACTGATGCTTATGACCGAAGGATTGGCTGACGTCAACCAATCGATCGATACTCAAATCAGTGACTTGATCCGAAGCAACGAAGAAATCTCAGACAGCACGAAAGCGGCATTGATAAAAAATCTAAACGCGATCGTTGATGCAAATCTGACCAATTTAGAGAAATCGATGACTGCGAAGGTCGAGGATATAAATAGAAATTTAGTTGTTTTATCAAAAACTGTCGCCGCTTTGGCGCAACAGGCGAATGAGATGAGCGCTGTCACCGAAGGGATGAGCAAGAATGCTGGAAATGTCCAGCAAACATTAAATGAAATAAAAAAAGGGAACCAGCAGGTCGAAGCAGCGTTGTCTGAAGTTCCAGCGTCTGAAAATGCCCAAACGATGGTTCGTCAATTAAAACAAGTCAGCGGCTCATTAAATACGGCAGCCAAAGATATTCCAACCGCGATCGCGGGAGTGGAAGAGTTGGCATCCGGCAGCAATCAGTTGACCGGTGGGCTGAACGAGCTGCAAGGCAAGCTTCCAGAGCTAGACAGCGGTGTCGCACAATTAAATTCGGGCGCAGGACAATTGTCTGACGGTCTCGATGAGCTGACAAGCAAATCACCTGAGCTCGTCTCGGGAATCAATCAATTAAAAGCCGGCGCGGCAGAATTATCTAGCGGATTAGATGCGGGTGTTGCGAAGGCAAAAGATGTAAAAGTGACCCACAAAACGATTGATCAATTCGTTGATCCTACAGGATTGAAGAACAAGCGCTACAGCAAAGTCAATAATTACGGTGAAGCCTTGGCTCCATACATCATGTCCTTGGCACTATTCGTAGGATGTATGCTGTTCAATTTCGTCTATCCAATCAGAAAAACAGCGATGGATGGCCAATCCAGCAAAAATTGGTGGCTAAGCAAAGTAAGTTTGGGATTTGTCGTTTCTAGTTTGATGGCATTGATCCAAGTAACGGTGATGCTGTTGCTGGGATTGCCGGCCTACAGTATTGGCTTGCTTTACATTACGGCACTGATAACTGCATGGAGCTATATGTCGATCGTCATGTTCTTAGCGATGACATTTGATAACCCAGGACGGTTCGCAGCGATGATTCTATTGGTCTTGCAACTTGGAGGGGCTGCCGGAACATTCCCGATCCAAACACAAGGGGCCTTCTTCCAATTGATCCATCCGTACCTGCCGATGTCCTACTCGGTGTATGCCTTTAGAAATGCAATCGCAGGCGGGATCAGTCACCAATTAGTGACGAAGAGCTATACGATCCTACTTGTTTTAGCCGTGCTCTTTATCGCATTGCTGCGTGTCTCTATGAATTATCTGCAAAAAAATCATTTACACGATGTTTCGTTATTGAATGACAATCAAAAGCTGCTGGCGCTAGAACAAAATGACGAGGAACGTTTGTCTACTCAAGTTGCGCAAAATGTAGCGAAAGAAACGAAAGGAAAGGAGGAAAATCCATCATGA
- a CDS encoding oleate hydratase, with protein MQKKKAIMIGAGIANMAAAVYLIQEGKWNGEDITFYSLDNHGSNDGAPTDTVTDEYWNKNHPMENRKGYVARGGRMLNYRTYVDLMDLLSRIPSATEPGMTAEEDTRDFDSKHPTFDKARLLEGEHGILDAGKLGFNHLDRKLLTALIAMPDSEEEKLDNLTIEDYFKDDPHMFETNFWYMWETTFAFRTKSSAQEFRRYMHQMIYEFTQIEHLVGVNRTRYNQFESIMLPLIQYLEAQGCKIVLDRLVTDFDFKQTKMQDEITVTGIKMINTLDDTEQYISVDEDTAVLFTNGSITDSATLGDYDTPAPEDMDYGAASSLWKNISNEFYNLGNPDKFFADRDASEWVSFTLTSKDHVLLNEIVRITTQQPGNALNSFISTEAITALGQKDVRMSIVVHHQPHFTSQKENETVIWGYFLYPRREGEFINKPYIDMTGKEMAQELIGQLSKVDPGPINIREKETEILEGIVNCIPVYMPYASALFNNRAKIDRPKVIPEHSTNLAFTGEFVEQPYQMIFTEQSAVRSGEIAAFHFAGVPMSKLVKTPRYDKDIPTLLRAGKKMFD; from the coding sequence ATGCAAAAAAAGAAAGCTATTATGATCGGTGCGGGGATCGCCAACATGGCGGCAGCCGTTTACCTTATTCAAGAAGGAAAATGGAACGGAGAAGATATCACGTTCTATTCTTTAGACAATCACGGCTCAAATGATGGTGCGCCTACAGACACTGTCACAGATGAATACTGGAATAAAAATCATCCTATGGAAAATAGAAAAGGGTATGTTGCCCGCGGCGGACGTATGTTGAACTACCGCACGTACGTAGATCTTATGGATTTGTTGAGCCGTATCCCTTCAGCGACCGAACCAGGAATGACAGCGGAAGAAGATACTCGGGATTTCGATTCGAAACATCCGACATTTGACAAAGCACGTTTATTAGAAGGCGAACACGGCATTTTAGATGCTGGAAAATTAGGCTTTAATCATTTGGATCGTAAATTGTTGACCGCGTTGATCGCGATGCCTGATTCAGAAGAGGAAAAACTGGATAATTTAACAATCGAAGACTATTTCAAAGACGATCCCCATATGTTTGAAACGAATTTCTGGTATATGTGGGAAACGACCTTTGCTTTTCGGACAAAGAGCTCCGCGCAGGAATTCCGTCGCTACATGCATCAAATGATTTACGAATTTACGCAAATCGAGCATTTAGTAGGTGTCAATCGGACGCGTTACAACCAATTTGAAAGCATCATGCTGCCGTTGATCCAATATTTGGAAGCGCAAGGCTGTAAGATCGTACTGGATCGTCTTGTGACGGACTTTGATTTTAAACAAACAAAAATGCAGGATGAGATCACTGTAACAGGAATCAAAATGATCAATACGCTGGATGACACCGAACAATACATCTCAGTGGATGAAGACACAGCGGTTCTATTTACGAACGGTTCCATTACAGATTCAGCAACATTAGGCGATTATGATACGCCGGCTCCTGAAGATATGGACTATGGTGCTGCATCAAGCTTATGGAAGAATATTTCAAATGAATTTTATAATCTGGGAAATCCAGACAAATTCTTTGCGGACCGTGATGCCAGCGAATGGGTCAGCTTCACATTGACCTCAAAAGACCATGTGTTGTTGAATGAGATCGTACGTATTACGACGCAGCAGCCGGGAAATGCCTTGAATTCATTTATTTCTACTGAGGCGATCACAGCTTTAGGTCAGAAGGATGTTCGGATGTCGATCGTGGTCCATCATCAACCACATTTCACATCACAAAAAGAAAATGAAACTGTTATTTGGGGGTATTTCCTTTATCCTCGTCGCGAAGGTGAATTCATCAACAAGCCCTACATTGATATGACTGGGAAAGAAATGGCGCAAGAATTGATCGGTCAATTGAGCAAAGTCGACCCTGGTCCAATCAATATTCGCGAAAAAGAAACGGAAATTTTAGAGGGGATCGTGAACTGTATTCCCGTATACATGCCGTATGCGTCTGCCCTGTTCAACAATCGTGCAAAAATCGATCGTCCGAAAGTGATCCCTGAACACTCAACAAACCTAGCCTTTACGGGTGAATTTGTGGAACAACCGTATCAAATGATCTTTACAGAACAAAGTGCGGTCCGTTCAGGTGAAATCGCCGCCTTCCACTTTGCTGGGGTTCCGATGTCTAAGCTTGTAAAAACACCACGCTATGACAAGGACATTCCGACATTGTTAAGAGCCGGCAAAAAAATGTTTGATTAA
- a CDS encoding helix-turn-helix domain-containing protein: MIVLLDNFLAKEEWRKYQLLKKVERSPYFALTKKELSDDLEMSNYVLKSTIDQLVLDLERFGLAKEIHLFVEEPFVQVESTGTANSDTLLENYVKESISFNILLGASLEKFKSLNEFSEKETISYPIAHSTYKKLNHNLKDFELQIDKKFRLTGKSEKNIRLFLTELFARIYRGQEDIFTSSDRSLIQAKLQMFDSAHFTVHEKNNLMYYLYVTNLRIQQKKYISEKRTANLLIENFSQELSDTFFRRVPDTFREAEVYAFFCYYATCSESLDQELSPADDSLVTAWSQDLLVSLSKVFPKIANNPENQKAFMARSRFLHFQLLETSLAYEAIQPEINIIYFQQNYPALLEFCGTYVKEMQQTNPELYRKKKQVFFQYLFLILDAFPKNVLLETIKVYVDFSFGHLYNQFIMENIGFFHQVGAEITTTITEADILLTDSRDLGSLYKKECIVWLAPPRPLDWANLGQKIIQKRADTEREK, from the coding sequence GTGATCGTTTTGCTAGATAATTTTTTGGCAAAGGAAGAATGGCGGAAGTATCAATTGTTGAAAAAGGTCGAACGAAGCCCTTACTTTGCCTTGACAAAGAAGGAACTGTCCGATGACCTGGAAATGTCAAATTACGTCTTGAAAAGTACGATCGATCAATTGGTTCTTGATTTGGAGCGATTTGGCTTGGCGAAGGAGATCCACCTTTTTGTAGAGGAGCCTTTTGTTCAAGTCGAAAGTACTGGGACGGCGAATTCAGATACCTTGTTGGAAAATTATGTCAAAGAATCGATAAGCTTCAATATTTTATTAGGGGCGAGTTTAGAGAAGTTTAAATCTCTGAATGAATTCTCAGAAAAAGAGACGATCAGTTATCCGATCGCCCACAGCACGTATAAAAAATTGAATCACAATCTTAAGGATTTTGAGCTTCAGATTGATAAAAAGTTTCGGTTAACAGGCAAAAGTGAGAAAAATATTCGACTCTTCTTAACGGAACTCTTTGCACGGATATACAGAGGGCAAGAGGATATTTTTACTTCGTCTGACAGAAGTTTGATTCAAGCCAAGCTTCAGATGTTCGATAGCGCTCATTTTACGGTCCATGAAAAAAACAATTTGATGTACTATTTATATGTGACCAATTTGCGAATCCAGCAGAAAAAGTACATCAGTGAAAAACGAACGGCCAATCTACTAATTGAAAATTTCAGTCAAGAGCTTTCCGATACATTTTTTAGAAGGGTTCCTGACACATTTCGCGAAGCAGAGGTCTACGCGTTTTTTTGCTATTATGCGACCTGTTCGGAATCGTTGGATCAAGAGTTATCACCAGCGGACGATTCTTTGGTTACCGCTTGGAGCCAAGATCTGTTAGTCAGTCTATCGAAAGTATTTCCTAAAATTGCGAATAACCCAGAGAATCAGAAGGCGTTCATGGCACGTAGCCGCTTTTTGCATTTTCAATTACTTGAGACAAGTTTGGCTTATGAAGCCATTCAGCCAGAGATCAACATCATTTATTTTCAACAAAATTATCCCGCGCTTTTGGAATTTTGTGGAACCTATGTGAAAGAAATGCAGCAAACGAATCCTGAGTTATATAGAAAAAAGAAACAGGTATTCTTCCAGTACTTATTTCTAATTTTGGATGCTTTCCCAAAAAATGTGCTGTTAGAAACCATCAAAGTATACGTTGATTTTTCCTTCGGGCATTTGTATAACCAATTTATTATGGAAAATATCGGTTTTTTCCACCAAGTCGGTGCTGAGATCACGACAACTATCACCGAGGCGGACATCCTGCTAACGGACTCCAGAGATCTAGGGAGCCTTTACAAGAAAGAATGCATCGTTTGGTTAGCACCGCCTAGACCGCTGGATTGGGCTAATTTGGGTCAAAAAATTATTCAAAAAAGAGCAGATACTGAGAGAGAGAAATAA
- a CDS encoding class A sortase, producing MKQALLIYRTQEVTIKTTYTSEKAAEVPLEAVQPPDLADVLAFQRNQTFQASGQLIIPKVDIGLPVFSGVTNQEILVGAGTLFPERTPENHNVVLIGHHLGKESLLFGKLLKVAIGDSIFFEDASGFYQYIVSETKIIDQTDLRFLDDHGTSEITLITCDKPTQTKQRFIVKGQLFKKPGQMTKQKIVHDKQEIIRKKKQNNRLYCIIVVVSFLFCLLVGIKIITKVSD from the coding sequence ATGAAACAGGCACTGCTTATTTACAGAACGCAAGAAGTGACCATCAAGACAACTTATACGAGTGAAAAGGCGGCTGAAGTCCCCTTAGAGGCAGTTCAGCCGCCAGATCTGGCAGATGTACTCGCCTTTCAGCGAAACCAGACATTTCAAGCATCTGGACAACTCATCATTCCGAAGGTTGACATAGGACTCCCCGTCTTTTCAGGTGTAACGAATCAAGAAATTTTAGTTGGTGCAGGAACCTTGTTTCCAGAACGAACGCCTGAAAATCACAATGTGGTCTTGATTGGTCACCATTTGGGAAAAGAGAGCTTATTATTTGGCAAGCTGCTGAAGGTAGCAATTGGAGATTCTATATTTTTTGAAGATGCAAGCGGCTTTTATCAATATATTGTAAGTGAAACGAAAATTATTGATCAAACAGACCTGCGTTTCTTAGATGATCATGGGACGTCCGAAATCACTCTGATTACTTGTGACAAGCCGACGCAGACGAAGCAACGGTTTATCGTGAAGGGGCAGTTGTTTAAAAAACCAGGTCAAATGACGAAACAAAAAATAGTTCATGATAAACAGGAAATTATTAGGAAAAAGAAACAAAATAATAGGTTATATTGTATAATTGTCGTAGTTTCATTTTTATTTTGTTTATTAGTTGGTATCAAAATAATCACTAAAGTCAGTGATTAA